Proteins encoded within one genomic window of Bradyrhizobium sp. AZCC 1719:
- a CDS encoding urease subunit gamma, which produces MNLSPREKDKLLISMAAMVARRRLERGVKLNHPEAVAIISDFIVEGARDGRTVAELMQAGAQVLTRAQVMDGIPEMIHDIQVEATFPDGTKLVTVHEPIR; this is translated from the coding sequence ATGAATCTCTCCCCCCGCGAAAAGGACAAGCTCTTGATCTCGATGGCGGCCATGGTGGCGCGCCGCAGGCTCGAGCGCGGCGTCAAGCTCAACCACCCCGAGGCGGTCGCCATCATCTCCGACTTCATCGTCGAGGGCGCCCGCGACGGCCGCACCGTCGCCGAACTGATGCAGGCCGGCGCCCAGGTCCTGACCCGCGCGCAGGTGATGGATGGCATTCCCGAGATGATCCACGACATCCAGGTCGAAGCGACGTTTCCGGATGGGACCAAGCTCGTCACTGTGCATGAGCCGATAAGGTAG
- the ureC gene encoding urease subunit alpha: MSVKIKRSVYADMFGPTTGDKVRLADTDLIIEVEKDFTTYGEEVKFGGGKVIRDGMGQSQVTNRQGAADTVITNALIVDHWGIVKADVAIKEGMIAAIGKAGNPDIQPGVTIIIGPGTDVIAGEGKILTAGGFDSHIHFICPQQIEHALMSGVTSMLGGGTGPSHGTFATTCTPGPWHMGRMIQSFDAFPVNLGISGKGNAARPAALVEMIKAGACALKLHEDWGTTPAAIDNCLAVADDYDVQVMLHSDTLNESGFVEDTVKAFKGRTIHAFHTEGAGGGHAPDIIKIAGLKNVLPSSTNPTRPFTRNTIDEHLDMLMVCHHLDPSIAEDLAFAESRIRKETIAAEDILHDLGALSMMSSDSQAMGRLGEVIIRTWQTADKMKKQRGALPEDRGNDNDNFRVKRYIAKYTINPSIAHGVSKLIGSIEKGKLADLVLWSPAFFGVKPDCIIKGGSIVAAPMGDPNASIPTPQPVHYQPMFAAFGKSLTASSVVFTSKAAVTGGLARKLGITKQLYPVKNTRGGISKKSMIHNGATPKIEVDAETYEVRADGELLTCAPAEVLPMAQRYFMF, translated from the coding sequence ATGTCCGTGAAAATCAAACGTAGCGTCTATGCCGACATGTTCGGGCCGACCACTGGCGACAAGGTGCGGCTGGCCGATACCGATCTCATCATCGAGGTGGAAAAGGACTTCACCACCTATGGCGAGGAAGTGAAGTTCGGCGGCGGCAAGGTGATCCGCGACGGCATGGGGCAGTCGCAGGTCACCAATCGACAGGGTGCGGCCGATACCGTCATCACCAATGCGCTGATCGTCGATCACTGGGGCATCGTCAAGGCCGACGTCGCGATCAAGGAGGGCATGATCGCGGCGATCGGCAAGGCCGGCAATCCCGATATCCAGCCCGGCGTCACCATCATCATCGGCCCCGGCACCGACGTCATCGCCGGCGAAGGAAAAATTCTCACCGCCGGCGGCTTCGATAGCCACATCCATTTCATCTGCCCGCAGCAGATCGAGCATGCGCTGATGAGTGGCGTCACCTCGATGCTGGGCGGCGGCACCGGACCCTCGCACGGCACCTTTGCGACCACCTGCACGCCCGGCCCCTGGCACATGGGCCGGATGATCCAGTCGTTCGACGCCTTCCCGGTCAATCTCGGCATCTCAGGCAAGGGCAATGCCGCCCGCCCCGCTGCGCTGGTCGAGATGATCAAGGCCGGCGCCTGCGCGCTGAAGCTGCACGAGGATTGGGGCACCACGCCGGCCGCGATCGACAACTGTCTCGCCGTCGCCGACGATTACGACGTCCAGGTGATGCTGCATTCGGACACGCTGAACGAATCCGGCTTCGTCGAGGACACGGTAAAAGCCTTCAAGGGCCGCACCATCCATGCCTTCCACACCGAGGGCGCGGGCGGCGGGCACGCACCCGATATCATCAAGATCGCCGGCCTGAAGAACGTGCTGCCGTCCTCGACCAACCCGACGCGTCCGTTCACGCGCAACACCATCGACGAGCATCTCGACATGCTGATGGTGTGCCACCATCTCGATCCGTCGATTGCGGAGGATCTCGCGTTCGCCGAAAGCCGCATCCGCAAGGAGACCATCGCAGCCGAAGACATCCTGCACGATCTCGGAGCGCTTTCGATGATGTCGTCGGATTCGCAGGCGATGGGCCGGCTCGGCGAAGTCATCATCCGCACCTGGCAGACCGCCGACAAGATGAAGAAGCAGCGCGGCGCGCTGCCCGAGGACAGGGGCAACGACAACGACAATTTCCGCGTCAAGCGCTACATTGCCAAATACACCATCAACCCATCGATCGCGCATGGCGTCTCGAAGCTGATTGGATCAATCGAGAAAGGCAAGCTCGCCGATCTCGTGCTGTGGTCGCCGGCGTTCTTCGGCGTCAAGCCGGACTGCATCATCAAGGGCGGCTCGATCGTGGCTGCTCCCATGGGCGATCCCAACGCCTCCATTCCCACGCCGCAGCCCGTGCATTACCAGCCGATGTTCGCAGCCTTCGGCAAGTCGCTGACCGCATCCTCGGTGGTGTTCACCTCGAAGGCCGCCGTCACCGGCGGGCTGGCGCGCAAGCTCGGCATCACGAAGCAGCTCTATCCCGTCAAGAACACCCGCGGCGGCATCTCCAAGAAGAGCATGATCCATAACGGCGCCACCCCGAAGATCGAGGTCGATGCCGAGACCTATGAGGTGCGCGCAGACGGCGAGCTCCTGACATGCGCGCCCGCCGAGGTCCTGCCCATGGCGCAGCGCTATTTCATGTTCTAA
- the urtC gene encoding urea ABC transporter permease subunit UrtC produces the protein MTPHILTRSLDRSATIFLIVVAGLGVLIPLSNLLLPSGSALQVPTYLVALFGKYACYAILALSIDLIWGYCGILSLGHGAFFALGGYAMGMYLMRQIGSRGVYGNPILPDFMVFLNYPALPWYWHGFDMFWFAALMVILVPGLLAFCFGWLAFRSRVTGVYLSIITQAMTYALLLAFFRNDFGFGGNNGLTDFKDILGFNVQADGTRAALFALSCLALIVTFLICRAVVTSKLGKVLIAIRDAESRTRFLGYRVESYKLFVFTLSACMAGVAGALYVPQVGIINPSEFAPGNSIEAVIWVAVGGRGTLVGAALGAVVVNYAKTYFTSGPLAPYWLFMLGALFILVTLLLPKGIVGTFNAWRESRKATEKANAESAALEDRVGEPKPAE, from the coding sequence ATGACGCCGCACATCCTCACGCGCTCGCTCGACCGCAGCGCCACCATCTTCCTAATCGTCGTCGCCGGCCTCGGCGTGCTGATCCCGCTCTCCAATCTCCTGCTGCCTTCAGGCTCGGCGCTGCAGGTGCCGACCTATCTGGTCGCACTGTTCGGCAAATACGCCTGCTACGCCATCCTCGCGCTCTCGATCGACCTGATCTGGGGCTATTGCGGCATTCTCTCGCTCGGCCACGGCGCGTTCTTCGCGCTCGGCGGCTACGCCATGGGCATGTACTTGATGCGCCAGATCGGCAGCCGCGGCGTCTACGGCAATCCGATCTTGCCCGACTTCATGGTGTTTCTGAACTATCCGGCGCTGCCCTGGTACTGGCACGGCTTTGATATGTTCTGGTTTGCGGCGCTGATGGTCATTCTTGTTCCCGGCCTGCTCGCGTTCTGCTTCGGTTGGCTGGCGTTCCGCTCCCGCGTCACCGGCGTCTATCTCTCGATCATCACCCAGGCCATGACATATGCGCTGCTGCTGGCGTTCTTCCGCAACGATTTCGGTTTCGGCGGCAACAACGGTCTGACCGACTTCAAGGACATCCTCGGCTTCAATGTGCAGGCCGACGGCACCCGCGCCGCCTTGTTTGCCCTGAGTTGCCTGGCGCTGATCGTCACCTTCCTGATCTGCCGGGCGGTCGTGACGTCGAAGCTCGGCAAGGTCTTGATAGCGATCCGCGATGCCGAGTCGCGCACCCGTTTCCTCGGCTACCGCGTCGAATCCTACAAGCTGTTCGTGTTCACGCTGTCGGCCTGCATGGCCGGCGTCGCCGGCGCGCTCTACGTGCCGCAGGTCGGCATCATCAATCCAAGCGAATTTGCACCGGGCAACTCCATCGAGGCGGTGATCTGGGTCGCCGTCGGTGGCCGCGGCACGCTGGTGGGCGCCGCGCTTGGCGCTGTCGTCGTCAACTACGCAAAAACCTACTTCACCTCGGGCCCGCTGGCGCCCTACTGGCTGTTCATGCTGGGCGCGCTGTTCATCCTGGTGACGCTGCTGCTGCCAAAGGGGATCGTCGGCACCTTCAACGCCTGGCGGGAGTCCCGGAAGGCAACCGAAAAAGCCAATGCCGAAAGCGCTGCTCTCGAAGACCGCGTCGGCGAACCGAAGCCCGCGGAGTGA
- the urtD gene encoding urea ABC transporter ATP-binding protein UrtD produces the protein MSVMEGRTTSALLYLDGVHVAFDGFHAINNLSLTLEPGEMRAIIGPNGAGKTTMMDIITGKTKPDEGTVLFDGMTDLTRLDETHIAELGIGRKFQKPTVFESQTIEDNLLLALNVDHSVKGTLFWRGNRDESERIDRVLETIRLTDARNRLAGSLSHGQKQWLEIGMLLAQDPKLLLVDEPVAGMTDVETHQTAELLKEINKEKTVMVVEHDMTFVRELGVKVTCLHEGTVLAEGTIDQVSSNERVIEVYLGR, from the coding sequence ATGAGTGTCATGGAGGGAAGGACCACTTCCGCGCTGCTCTACCTCGACGGCGTGCATGTCGCGTTCGACGGCTTTCACGCCATCAACAACCTGTCGCTGACGCTTGAGCCCGGCGAGATGCGCGCCATCATCGGTCCGAACGGCGCCGGCAAGACCACGATGATGGACATCATCACCGGCAAGACCAAGCCGGACGAAGGCACGGTGCTGTTCGATGGCATGACCGACCTGACGCGGCTGGATGAGACCCATATCGCCGAACTCGGCATTGGCCGCAAATTCCAGAAGCCGACGGTGTTCGAGAGCCAGACCATCGAGGACAATCTGTTGCTGGCGCTCAATGTCGATCACAGCGTCAAGGGCACGCTGTTCTGGCGCGGCAACAGGGACGAATCCGAACGGATCGACCGCGTGCTCGAAACCATCCGCCTGACCGATGCGCGCAATCGTCTTGCGGGCAGCCTGTCACACGGCCAGAAGCAGTGGCTGGAGATCGGCATGCTGCTGGCGCAGGACCCAAAACTGCTGCTGGTCGACGAGCCGGTCGCGGGCATGACCGACGTCGAGACGCATCAGACCGCCGAGCTTCTGAAGGAAATCAACAAGGAAAAGACCGTCATGGTCGTCGAGCACGACATGACCTTCGTGCGCGAACTCGGCGTCAAGGTCACCTGCCTGCACGAAGGTACGGTGCTGGCGGAGGGGACCATCGATCAGGTCTCATCGAACGAGCGCGTGATTGAAGTGTATCTGGGAAGATGA
- a CDS encoding endonuclease domain-containing protein, with protein MPHDEVSKVQRDRAKRLRREMTRAETLLWRHLKAKRLAGLGFRRQVPMGNYVADFAAHSCKLVIEIDGESHDFEERIRHDITRDQWFESRGYRVLRFTNDDVMKNLEGVVLFILQAAEQAAPLSLTLSRRGRGNPSAGASLTNAKDVEEQS; from the coding sequence ATGCCGCACGACGAGGTAAGCAAGGTTCAGCGCGATCGCGCCAAGCGCTTAAGGCGCGAGATGACTCGTGCGGAGACGTTGCTATGGCGCCATCTAAAAGCGAAACGGCTCGCGGGGCTAGGATTTCGCCGCCAGGTCCCGATGGGCAATTACGTCGCGGATTTCGCTGCTCACTCTTGCAAGCTCGTCATTGAGATCGATGGCGAGAGCCACGATTTCGAGGAGCGCATTCGACACGACATTACGCGTGACCAATGGTTTGAATCTCGCGGCTATCGCGTACTGCGCTTCACCAACGACGACGTAATGAAGAATCTTGAGGGCGTTGTTCTTTTCATTCTGCAGGCAGCGGAGCAAGCGGCACCCCTCTCCCTAACCCTCTCCCGCAGGGGGAGAGGGAACCCGTCCGCTGGTGCGTCCCTGACTAATGCCAAAGACGTCGAGGAGCAGTCGTGA
- the urtE gene encoding urea ABC transporter ATP-binding subunit UrtE, protein MLKVDNINLYYGAAQALRGVSLSAEPGKVTCVLGRNGVGKTSLLRAMVGQYPIAGGSIMLDGNDITSLKPYERARRGIGFVPQGREIFPLLTVEENLKTGFGPLKREDRYIPDDVFSLFPVLNTMLGRRGGDLSGGQQQQLAIGRALVMRPKLLLLDEPTEGIQPSIIKDIGRAISYLRSLGNIAIVLVEQYLDFACELGDNFAVMDRGAVKYACDRANLDPAEISRQMAL, encoded by the coding sequence ATGCTGAAGGTCGACAACATCAATCTCTACTACGGCGCAGCACAAGCCTTGCGCGGCGTCTCGCTGTCCGCCGAGCCCGGCAAGGTGACGTGCGTGCTGGGCCGCAACGGCGTCGGCAAGACCTCGCTGCTCCGCGCGATGGTCGGCCAGTATCCGATCGCAGGCGGATCGATCATGCTTGATGGCAACGACATCACCAGCCTCAAGCCGTACGAGCGCGCGCGACGCGGCATCGGCTTCGTGCCGCAGGGCCGCGAAATTTTTCCGCTGCTCACGGTTGAGGAAAATCTCAAGACCGGCTTCGGGCCGCTCAAGCGCGAGGATCGCTATATCCCCGACGACGTGTTCTCGCTGTTTCCGGTGCTGAATACGATGCTGGGGCGCCGCGGCGGCGACCTCTCCGGCGGGCAACAGCAGCAGCTCGCGATCGGCCGTGCGCTGGTCATGCGGCCGAAACTGTTGCTATTGGACGAGCCGACCGAAGGCATTCAGCCCTCGATCATCAAGGACATCGGCCGCGCCATCTCTTACCTGCGCAGCCTCGGCAACATCGCGATCGTGCTGGTCGAACAATATCTCGACTTTGCCTGCGAGCTCGGCGACAATTTCGCGGTCATGGACCGTGGCGCGGTGAAATATGCCTGCGACCGCGCCAATCTCGATCCCGCGGAGATCAGTCGCCAGATGGCGCTGTAG
- a CDS encoding putative quinol monooxygenase: protein MIYVVATLTIKPETRADFIAAATACIKETRKEPGNIAYDLHESVTDPSKMVFVEQWENAEALVPHRGAEHMKIFGRVAVKCMSAPPKIEVITPEKVDVR from the coding sequence GTGATTTACGTCGTTGCCACGCTGACCATAAAACCCGAAACGCGCGCCGATTTCATCGCCGCCGCCACCGCCTGCATCAAGGAAACCCGCAAAGAGCCGGGCAACATCGCCTATGACCTGCATGAGAGCGTCACCGATCCCTCAAAAATGGTGTTCGTCGAGCAGTGGGAAAATGCCGAGGCGCTGGTGCCGCATCGTGGCGCCGAGCACATGAAGATCTTCGGTCGCGTCGCCGTGAAATGCATGTCGGCGCCGCCGAAGATCGAAGTGATCACGCCCGAAAAGGTCGACGTCCGCTAA
- a CDS encoding putative quinol monooxygenase — protein MIYVIATTPMKPENKDDFIKGHKACIAETRKEKGCISYEGHVSVNDPNLYVVVERWETRDDLNAHGRAPHMKVWREYSSQMKTAPTVIEIISDGKVEKF, from the coding sequence ATGATCTATGTCATCGCCACCACGCCGATGAAGCCGGAAAACAAGGACGACTTCATCAAGGGGCACAAGGCCTGCATCGCCGAAACGCGGAAGGAGAAAGGCTGCATCTCCTATGAGGGCCATGTCAGCGTGAACGATCCAAATCTATATGTGGTGGTGGAGCGCTGGGAGACGCGCGACGACCTCAATGCGCATGGCCGTGCGCCCCACATGAAGGTGTGGCGGGAATATTCCTCGCAAATGAAGACCGCGCCGACGGTGATCGAGATCATCAGCGACGGC
- a CDS encoding urease subunit beta: protein MIPGERFIKDGEIELNAGRKTVTLTVANTGDRPIQVGSHYHFFETNPALKFDRKKSRGMRLDIAAGTAVRFEPGQTRDVQLVALAGKRTIYGFRGDVQGKL, encoded by the coding sequence ATGATCCCCGGCGAACGCTTCATCAAGGACGGCGAGATCGAACTCAACGCCGGCCGCAAGACGGTGACGCTCACCGTCGCCAATACCGGCGACCGCCCGATCCAGGTCGGCTCGCACTACCACTTCTTCGAGACCAACCCCGCACTGAAGTTCGACCGCAAGAAATCCCGCGGCATGCGCCTCGACATCGCCGCCGGCACCGCGGTGCGTTTCGAGCCCGGCCAGACCCGCGACGTGCAACTCGTCGCACTCGCCGGCAAGCGCACCATCTACGGATTCCGCGGCGACGTGCAGGGGAAGCTGTGA
- a CDS encoding urease accessory protein UreD → MRTDITRAASATFAANRAQGAVRFGVHLQDGVTRRGDLHESGSLRVRFPSPEAEGLFGVFVNTAGGIAGGDRFDIDIGAGEGTRLTLTTAAAEKVYRAPGAAAQLSIALKAEAGAHLAWLPQETILFDRARIVRRIDIDLAEDASLLLCEIVVFGRAAMGETMRHGEFVDRWRLRRGGKLVFAETIRLDGDIGAKLARPAVAKGGVAIGTALIVPGEEAIVERIREASEAFGGEVGISCWNGFAMARFCAQDAARLRADMMTVLGRAGGAALPRLWLN, encoded by the coding sequence ATGCGGACCGATATTACGCGCGCGGCTTCAGCGACGTTCGCTGCCAATCGGGCCCAGGGCGCGGTGCGGTTCGGCGTGCATCTGCAGGATGGCGTCACCCGCCGCGGGGACTTGCACGAATCCGGTTCGCTCCGCGTGCGCTTTCCCTCTCCTGAAGCGGAAGGACTATTCGGAGTGTTCGTCAACACCGCCGGCGGCATTGCCGGCGGAGACCGCTTCGATATCGATATCGGGGCAGGCGAGGGCACCCGGCTGACGCTGACAACGGCGGCGGCCGAGAAGGTCTATCGCGCCCCCGGCGCCGCCGCCCAGCTCAGCATCGCCCTGAAGGCGGAAGCCGGTGCGCATCTCGCCTGGCTGCCGCAGGAAACCATCCTGTTCGACCGAGCGCGAATTGTCAGGCGCATCGACATCGATCTGGCCGAAGACGCCTCGCTTCTGCTCTGCGAAATCGTCGTGTTCGGCCGTGCCGCGATGGGTGAAACGATGCGGCACGGCGAGTTCGTCGACCGTTGGCGCCTGCGCCGCGGCGGCAAGCTGGTGTTTGCGGAGACCATCCGGCTCGACGGCGACATCGGCGCAAAGCTGGCGCGGCCGGCTGTTGCGAAAGGCGGCGTCGCCATCGGCACCGCGCTGATCGTGCCGGGCGAAGAGGCGATCGTGGAGCGGATCCGCGAAGCCTCGGAAGCGTTCGGCGGCGAGGTCGGCATCTCCTGCTGGAATGGATTTGCAATGGCGCGCTTCTGTGCCCAAGATGCGGCCCGGCTGCGCGCCGATATGATGACGGTGCTCGGCCGTGCCGGCGGCGCAGCGCTACCAAGACTTTGGCTCAATTAA